A section of the Oreochromis niloticus isolate F11D_XX linkage group LG9, O_niloticus_UMD_NMBU, whole genome shotgun sequence genome encodes:
- the LOC109200393 gene encoding deleted in malignant brain tumors 1 protein, producing the protein MDGREKRALHFLIFAAYLVVSSSPSAGLIRLAGSGSTQCSGRVEIYNCNSYSYPYYSWGTVCDYDWDLQDAEVVCREQSCGIALEALGSAYFGQGTGTFLHSNVDCSGSETSLDNCRYSSYISYYCHHGRDAGVVCSVSNPEPTISLYSNEVTWGQDVSITCSVSEKFSGGTFILQKTSGSFSQSQTSSTSSVTFNLHNVNFDHDGLYQCQYMKTSQRFSSSSVRLTVSFPKPRISICPVGEVTWGQTVEITCSVSTQVLGGSFTLSQIQGSFTRSQTSNTNSATFSIPNVDFDNEGLYQCQYKKRGSSREFSSPLSDSVRLSVTGKKNKYGLTLGTKRE; encoded by the exons ATGGACGGCAGAGAGAAGAGAGCGCTTCACTTCTTGATCTTCG CTGCTTATCTCGTGGTCTCATCTTCACCTTCTGCAG GTCTGATCAGATTAGCTGGATCTGGGTCCACTCAGTGCTCTGGAAGAGTTGAAATCTATAACTGTAACTCTTACTCTTACCCTTACTATTCCTGGGGAACAGTGTGTGATTACGACTGGGACTTACAAGATGCTGAGGTGGTCTGTAGAGAGCAGAGCTGTGGGATAGCTCTGGAGGCTCTTGGGTCTGCTTACTTTGGTCAAGGTACAGGAACTTTCTTGCACAGTAATGTGGACTGTTCAGGAAGTGAAACTTCTCTAGACAATTGTAGGTACAGCAGCTATATTAGTTATTACTGTCACCATGGTCGGGATGCTGGCGTCGTCTGTTCAG taagcAACCCAGAGCCCACCATCTCCTTGTACAGTAATGAGGTCACCTGGGGTCAGGACGTCAGCATCACTTGCTCAGTCTCAGAAAAGTTCTCAGGTGGAACTTTTATCCTCCAGAAGACTTCAGGCTCATTCAGTCAGAGTCAAACATCCTCTACGAGCTCTGTTACATTCAATCTTCACAATGTGAACTTTGATCATGATGGACTGTACCAGTGTCAGTACATGAAAACAAGTCAAAGGTTCAGCTCTTCCTCTGTCAGACTCACtg tgagttttccAAAACCTCGTATTTCCATTTGCCCTGTTGGTGAGGTGACCTGGGGTCAGACTGTTGAAATCacatgttcagtctcaactcagGTTTTAGGTGGATCGTTCACTCTGAGTCAAATTCAGGGTTCATTCACGAGGAGCCAAACCTCCAACACAAACTCTGCTACCTTCAGTATTCCTAATGTGGACTTTGATAACGAGGGATTGTACCAGTGTCAGTATAAGAAAAGAGGCTCAAGTCGTGAATTCAGCTCCCCATTAAGTGATTCGGTCAGACTCTCTGTTActggtaagaaaaacaagtatgGACTAACTCTTGGAACAAAGCGAGAATAA